A section of the Paenibacillus odorifer genome encodes:
- a CDS encoding TetR/AcrR family transcriptional regulator → MESKRGRPRNVETEKSILTASYDLLLENGFGAVTVEKIADRAKVSKATIYKWWPNKAAVVMDGFLSSAADRLPVPDTGSVFDDILMHATNLSRFLISREGKIITEIIGEGQMDSGLAEAYRTRYFQPRRLEARLLMERGVQRGELKDNLDIEVITDLIYGPIFYRLLVTGQPIDDAYVQQLVRYAFQGIRN, encoded by the coding sequence ATGGAGAGTAAACGAGGGCGTCCGCGTAATGTTGAGACGGAGAAGTCTATTCTTACCGCATCCTATGATTTGTTATTGGAAAATGGTTTTGGAGCAGTTACGGTGGAAAAAATAGCGGATCGTGCCAAGGTCAGCAAAGCTACGATATATAAATGGTGGCCTAACAAGGCTGCCGTGGTCATGGATGGATTCCTATCCTCCGCTGCGGACAGACTACCAGTACCTGACACAGGTTCAGTATTTGATGATATTCTCATGCATGCAACGAACTTATCCCGGTTCCTGATTAGTCGAGAGGGTAAAATCATTACGGAGATCATTGGCGAAGGACAGATGGATTCAGGCTTGGCGGAAGCTTATCGGACCCGATATTTCCAGCCTCGTCGGCTTGAGGCACGGCTGCTTATGGAACGGGGTGTTCAGCGCGGGGAATTGAAGGATAATCTCGATATTGAAGTGATTACCGATCTTATTTACGGGCCGATATTCTACCGCTTGCTGGTGACCGGCCAACCCATAGACGATGCTTATGTGCAGCAGTTGGTGAGGTACGC
- a CDS encoding MFS transporter, protein MQKEQALKENHISSWMMFMLAAACGLIVANLYYAQTLVGPISVSTGLSSTAAGLIVTLTQIGYVVGLLFIVPLSDIVENRRLTVITLMVAVGALLVAAFAANAPLFLTASLFIGTGSVVAQILVPYATYLASEEQRGRVVGNVMSGLLLGIMFARPVASFITSIWGWQAVFIFSAVVITLLAILLSRFLPERKPAPSVSYGKLIVSLGTLLKQTPILRRRALYQACLFGAFSLFWTVVPLRLADDFGMSQQGIAWFALVGVGGAVAAPIAGRLADKGWSKWLTGLAMIIATLSFLLIHLFHSHSTFALILLFISAITLDMAVSGNLVLGQRVIYSLGSEARGRLNGIFMAIFFVGGAVGSSLGGWAYAYGGWTFASLIGVILPLLALVYFFTEKRSTKAVE, encoded by the coding sequence ATGCAAAAAGAACAAGCTTTGAAAGAGAACCACATTTCAAGTTGGATGATGTTTATGTTAGCAGCCGCATGCGGGCTTATCGTAGCCAATCTTTATTATGCTCAAACCCTTGTTGGACCTATCAGTGTCTCGACAGGACTTTCTTCTACAGCCGCAGGATTGATCGTCACTTTAACTCAAATCGGTTATGTTGTAGGTTTGTTATTTATCGTGCCGCTGAGTGACATTGTTGAGAATCGGCGCCTCACGGTAATCACGTTAATGGTTGCGGTGGGTGCATTGCTGGTTGCAGCTTTCGCAGCTAATGCGCCTTTGTTCCTGACAGCATCTTTGTTTATAGGAACCGGTTCTGTGGTAGCCCAAATCCTGGTGCCTTATGCCACCTATTTAGCGTCTGAAGAGCAGCGTGGCCGTGTGGTTGGTAATGTTATGAGTGGACTCTTGCTAGGCATTATGTTTGCCCGGCCAGTGGCAAGCTTTATCACCAGCATCTGGGGATGGCAAGCCGTGTTTATTTTTTCAGCGGTCGTCATCACGTTGTTAGCCATTCTGCTGTCGCGATTTCTTCCTGAACGTAAACCTGCACCTTCGGTAAGCTATGGTAAATTAATTGTCTCTTTAGGCACCCTTTTAAAACAAACGCCTATATTGCGCCGACGTGCCTTATATCAAGCTTGTTTATTTGGAGCTTTTAGTCTCTTTTGGACGGTGGTTCCGTTGCGGTTGGCGGATGATTTTGGAATGTCGCAGCAAGGTATCGCATGGTTTGCTTTAGTAGGTGTTGGTGGGGCTGTAGCCGCGCCGATTGCTGGAAGACTGGCAGATAAAGGTTGGAGCAAATGGTTAACCGGGCTGGCCATGATCATTGCCACCTTGTCTTTTTTACTAATTCATCTTTTCCATAGCCACTCAACTTTTGCTCTCATTCTGCTCTTTATTTCCGCGATTACATTGGATATGGCCGTATCCGGAAATCTTGTACTCGGACAGCGTGTGATTTATTCATTGGGTAGTGAAGCGAGGGGGCGTCTTAATGGGATCTTTATGGCGATTTTCTTCGTGGGTGGAGCCGTTGGATCATCTTTGGGTGGTTGGGCTTATGCCTATGGGGGATGGACCTTCGCCTCACTCATCGGAGTGATCCTGCCGCTATTGGCTTTGGTTTACTTTTTCACTGAAAAAAGATCAACTAAAGCTGTTGAATAA
- a CDS encoding VOC family protein, whose translation MKLSMNWITLRVRDLEASLHFYNRILGLPIERRFESSGKQIVMLGLEGQPKIELIQGSDPALKPECGVSVGFEVESLDEAMESLKSQGIPVARGPIAPNPHLRFFYILDPDGFEVQLAEHN comes from the coding sequence ATGAAATTGAGTATGAATTGGATTACGCTTCGGGTCCGCGATCTGGAGGCTTCCCTTCATTTTTATAACCGGATACTGGGGCTACCCATTGAGCGTAGATTTGAAAGCAGTGGAAAACAGATCGTCATGTTAGGTCTGGAGGGGCAACCCAAGATCGAGCTTATTCAGGGAAGTGACCCGGCTTTGAAACCGGAATGTGGCGTTTCTGTGGGTTTCGAAGTGGAGTCACTTGATGAAGCGATGGAGAGTTTAAAAAGCCAAGGTATCCCAGTAGCGCGCGGACCAATCGCCCCCAATCCCCACCTGCGGTTCTTTTATATCCTGGACCCGGACGGGTTTGAGGTGCAGTTAGCGGAGCATAACTAA
- a CDS encoding helix-turn-helix domain-containing protein, producing the protein MDFANKLQSYRKQRGMSQENLAEVIGVSRQAVSKWESGQSYPEMDKMISLSELFHVSLDHLVKDASSDTKAEHVASPVYVDLNSLFHYEYKSKRTCFGIPLVHIHIGRGLYVAKGVIAIGNIAIGAVSIGIVALGGLCLGALALGLISFAGLALGLLLAVGGIAAGTMAVGGIALGIFAVGGLAVGMFSLGGLSIASHIAMGGYASGHIAIGDTVKGAYTFITQDNNFNDIKGEEVRKLIQQEYPHLWKPIVQGIISIFK; encoded by the coding sequence ATGGACTTTGCAAATAAATTGCAAAGCTATAGGAAACAGAGAGGAATGTCCCAGGAGAACTTGGCGGAGGTGATTGGTGTTTCGCGGCAAGCCGTGTCTAAGTGGGAATCAGGTCAATCCTATCCCGAAATGGATAAGATGATTAGTTTAAGTGAATTATTTCACGTAAGTTTGGATCATCTGGTGAAGGATGCTTCAAGCGATACCAAAGCAGAGCATGTCGCAAGCCCCGTATATGTAGATCTGAATTCCTTGTTTCATTATGAGTACAAAAGTAAGAGAACATGCTTTGGAATTCCTCTGGTTCATATCCATATCGGACGGGGGCTATACGTTGCCAAAGGGGTTATTGCCATAGGTAATATTGCGATTGGTGCTGTATCTATTGGTATTGTTGCTTTGGGCGGATTATGTTTAGGTGCGCTTGCTTTAGGACTCATCAGTTTTGCAGGTCTGGCTCTAGGGCTTTTGTTAGCCGTTGGGGGCATTGCGGCGGGTACAATGGCCGTTGGTGGAATAGCATTGGGGATATTTGCTGTTGGAGGTTTAGCTGTAGGTATGTTCTCCTTGGGTGGTCTCTCTATCGCTTCCCATATTGCAATGGGTGGATATGCAAGCGGGCATATAGCTATAGGGGATACCGTAAAAGGTGCTTATACCTTTATTACTCAAGATAATAATTTCAACGACATCAAGGGGGAGGAGGTAAGAAAGTTAATTCAGCAAGAATATCCACATCTTTGGAAGCCCATTGTGCAGGGAATTATTTCAATCTTCAAATAG
- a CDS encoding cache domain-containing sensor histidine kinase codes for MFIILPYFLSVLLIYRQTKENVERHELENSQEQIQQASADLEQYFDEIINLPYILYRNPDLFRVFEEGLEEDFYFKQLEINKGMTNFYLMRSEIRQIRLFINEGKSSFTVYNAMLSSRKRNPDLLQQASIQKLMSSNSNYLIEAPHLIENYNDTSIMPPSDKTMVLTVHHKIVDVLTQEFLGVITIDIDLDKIAHIANHFLQKNKESVWLSDAEDHVIYASDETWIGKTVPDELQRKISPAQADTKSPEGDIVFTRTLQEPIKEWHFAKVTPSSFLFEDVRKTAYTNIIVGVVVGGLGLIMITIISYGFTRPIKLLSQKVQRIEGRNMNAPFDDMREDEIGILERHIKEMMNRINRHIDREYKLEIENRKNQHRALKSQINPHFLFNSLQSIAAVALLSESPKVYQLITSLSKMMRYSIRVDQKATVQSEVDYVQAYLNLQAERFQTDFSYSIDIPKDIFDIPVPSMILQPLVENFFKHCYDEGYEQAYIHIYGEIQGEYLNLVVENNGNSVTDDELEALKNNLYTPVKEGNPSFAHIGLKNIHDRLVLHFDHTAGIKLDSMQGQGFTVRLVIPLYLKEK; via the coding sequence GTGTTTATAATTCTACCGTATTTTTTATCCGTGTTGTTGATCTATCGGCAGACGAAAGAGAATGTGGAACGACATGAACTTGAGAACAGCCAAGAGCAAATTCAGCAGGCGTCAGCCGATCTAGAGCAATATTTTGATGAAATCATTAATCTTCCATATATTTTATACCGAAATCCAGACTTATTCAGGGTGTTTGAAGAAGGGTTAGAAGAAGATTTTTATTTTAAGCAGCTTGAAATTAATAAGGGTATGACTAACTTCTATCTCATGAGGAGTGAAATTCGTCAGATCCGTTTATTCATAAACGAAGGGAAAAGCTCATTTACAGTTTATAATGCCATGTTAAGTTCCCGTAAAAGGAATCCGGATTTATTACAGCAAGCTTCCATTCAGAAGCTGATGAGCTCTAATAGCAATTATCTTATTGAAGCTCCGCATCTGATTGAGAACTATAACGATACCTCCATTATGCCTCCTTCGGATAAAACGATGGTCTTGACGGTTCATCACAAAATTGTGGATGTCCTAACGCAGGAATTTCTGGGCGTCATCACTATAGATATTGATTTGGACAAGATTGCTCATATCGCTAATCATTTTCTACAGAAAAATAAAGAGAGCGTGTGGCTTTCCGATGCGGAGGATCATGTCATTTACGCCAGTGATGAAACATGGATAGGCAAAACCGTTCCTGATGAACTGCAAAGGAAAATAAGTCCGGCACAGGCAGATACTAAATCTCCAGAAGGAGATATTGTGTTTACTAGAACATTGCAGGAACCGATAAAAGAGTGGCATTTTGCTAAGGTAACCCCGAGCTCTTTTTTATTTGAAGATGTAAGGAAAACCGCCTATACAAACATCATTGTAGGTGTGGTTGTAGGTGGACTGGGCTTGATAATGATAACAATCATTTCATATGGATTTACACGGCCGATAAAATTGCTTAGTCAAAAAGTCCAGCGCATCGAGGGGAGGAATATGAATGCCCCATTCGACGATATGCGGGAGGACGAAATCGGTATTCTAGAAAGACATATCAAGGAGATGATGAATCGGATCAACCGTCACATTGACCGGGAGTATAAGCTTGAGATAGAGAACAGGAAAAATCAGCATAGGGCGCTAAAGTCGCAGATCAATCCGCACTTTTTATTTAATTCTTTACAATCCATTGCAGCTGTTGCCCTACTCTCTGAATCTCCAAAAGTATATCAACTGATTACCTCTTTATCCAAAATGATGCGGTACTCGATTCGTGTGGATCAGAAGGCGACGGTTCAAAGCGAAGTGGATTATGTACAGGCTTATTTGAATCTTCAAGCGGAACGTTTTCAGACTGATTTTAGCTATTCCATTGATATACCTAAAGATATTTTTGATATTCCGGTTCCTAGTATGATCCTGCAGCCGCTCGTTGAGAACTTTTTTAAGCACTGTTATGACGAGGGCTATGAACAAGCTTACATCCATATTTATGGTGAAATACAAGGTGAATATTTGAATCTAGTCGTAGAAAATAACGGAAACAGCGTGACGGATGATGAACTTGAGGCATTAAAAAATAATCTCTACACACCGGTTAAAGAAGGCAATCCTTCTTTTGCACATATCGGGTTAAAAAACATTCATGATCGCTTGGTTCTTCATTTCGATCACACAGCGGGAATCAAACTAGATTCGATGCAGGGACAAGGGTTCACTGTACGGCTAGTAATTCCACTCTACCTAAAGGAGAAGTAA